In the genome of Pichia kudriavzevii chromosome 4, complete sequence, one region contains:
- a CDS encoding uncharacterized protein (PKUD0D03040; similar to Saccharomyces cerevisiae YIR035C; ancestral locus Anc_2.668) — MSPKVIIITGASRGMGKTMAEVLIKESPDVRLTLVARSGDKLKEFYDSLDKKDQERVHYVAGDLSDEATMDRLISETVSKFGKINSIIFNAAVLDPIGHIDHLDTKAMRKLFEVNFFSLVELTQKLIPELRKAAKEDGIPSACVYVSSSAAHMAYDGWLAYGASKAAVNHLALDLASEEGGHIRSISIDPGVVDTNMQTNIRNVLGKNMNSEAHEMFIGLHESGKLLKPEVPGGVCALLALKGVAQNLNGKFLEHCDKELAEYQYVK, encoded by the coding sequence ATGAGTCCAAAGGTTATTATCATTACAGGTGCATCCCGTGGTATGGGAAAGACAATGGCAGAAGTCTTGATTAAAGAGTCGCCAGATGTCAGACTCACATTGGTTGCACGGTCTGGAGACAAATTAAAAGAGTTCTACGATAGTTTAGACAAGAAAGATCAAGAAAGAGTCCACTACGTGGCAGGCGACCTAAGCGACGAGGCTACAATGGACAGGTTGATCTCCGAAACCGTTTCTAAGTTTGGAAAGATCAattctattattttcaacGCTGCAGTTTTGGATCCAATTGGCCACATCGATCACCTAGATACCAAGGCAATGAGAAAGTTATTTGAAGttaacttcttctccttAGTTGAGCTAACACAGAAGCTAATTCCTGAATTAAGAAAAGCAGCAAAGGAGGACGGAATTCCATCTGCTTGTGTTTATGTCTCATCAAGTGCCGCACATATGGCGTACGATGGTTGGCTCGCATATGGTGCAAGTAAAGCAGCTGTTAACCACTTGGCATTAGATTTGGCATCAGAGGAAGGCGGTCATATCAGAAGCATAAGTATTGATCCGGGTGTTGTTGATACTAACATGCAAACAAACATTAGAAATGTTTTAGGTAAGAACATGAATTCAGAGGCACATGAAATGTTCATTGGTCTTCATGAAAGCGGTAAATTATTAAAGCCAGAGGTTCCAGGTGGTGTTTGTGCATTGTTAGCATTGAAGGGTGTTGCGCAAAACTTAAACGGAAAGTTCTTAGAGCACTGCGATAAAGAGTTGGCTGAATATCAGTATGTTAAATAG
- a CDS encoding uncharacterized protein (PKUD0D03050; similar to Saccharomyces cerevisiae YIR036C (IRC24)), whose translation MSVTNVKQPGQATMLFKKTIIVTGASRGLGKSIASSILARYQDSQVVLVARNKLLLDEFVNSQNEEDRNRILVINGDITKTDTIEKCISQTLNRFGRIDGVVFNAGVLGPVGHLHENNIDIKEVRNCFEINFFSIIAFLEKLLSTSDVKLLDIIFVSSGASCRGIDGWLAYGTSKAALNQLCVQLHSEYSGRVRCTSMAPGVVDTAMQELIRSDHISNGMTDSAHKMFVDLYSNGKLLNPDTVGSLYAKMVVEGIPENVQGRYCRWDEL comes from the coding sequence ATGTCGGTAACCAACGTCAAACAACCGGGACAAGCAACAATGTTATTTAAAAAGACAATTATAGTTACAGGTGCTTCACGGGGGCTAGGCAAAAGCATTGCAAGCTCAATACTGGCTCGGTATCAGGATTCCCAAGTTGTCTTGGTTGCACGTAATAAGCTGTTATTGGATGAATTTGTGAATTCACAAAACGAAGAAGATAGAAACAGAATCTTAGTAATCAACGGGGACATCACTAAAACCGACACAATCGAAAAATGTATATCTCAGACATTGAACAGATTTGGCAGGATAGACGGAGTAGTTTTTAATGCTGGTGTTCTTGGCCCGGTTGGCCATTTACATGAAAACAATATTGATATTAAAGAAGTTAGAAattgttttgaaatcaacttcttcagtATCATTGCATTTTTGGAGAAACTCCTTTCTACTTCAGATGTGAAACTGCTGGACATTATCTTTGTTTCATCAGGCGCAAGCTGTCGTGGGATCGATGGCTGGCTTGCATATGGAACGTCTAAGGCAGCACTTAATCAGTTGTGCGTCCAATTACATTCTGAGTACTCGGGAAGAGTTAGGTGCACCAGCATGGCTCCCGGTGTAGTAGACACAGCAATGCAGGAACTTATTCGTAGTGATCATATTTCCAATGGAATGACAGATTCTGCACATAAAATGTTCGTAGACTTATATTCGAACGGAAAACTCCTGAATCCAGATACCGTGGGTAGTTTGTATGCTAAAATGGTGGTAGAAGGAATCCCCGAAAATGTTCAAGGAAGATATTGCCGTTGGGATGAACTGTAA
- a CDS encoding uncharacterized protein (PKUD0D03055; Pfam Domains: Amidohydro_1(2.6e-08)|Amidohydro_3(8.3e-08)) encodes MPRILRFTNCLLADNAKLIQADLYVDTDSGVIIETPLIPVHASEVQVIDLQGGILSPGFIDIQINGCFGFDYSSAFNDKQDKQSFLKAYNESMGQLLEYGVTSICPTVTSSQQHVYHDVIPILGLKTRSSNKADSLGVHLEGPFISPIKKGCHPPEAITDMKHGYISLQERYGQGFEQYAAIVTAAPEVQGCSEIIPQLTSNSPTVFSIGHTMADFDLALSAVHSGATMITHLYNAMPAHTARDVGVLGLISATKDTLPSDKIPFYGIIADGVHVHPSAVRAAYMANPSKTILVTDALYLIGLEDGHYQRGNQSVQKKGSLLLLQGTDTIAGSATHLIDCVHNLIKWTGIPLAEALATITNNPATSLNIAHRKGFLRPGCDADLNILSADGTLKEVYKLGQKIHGFKSKAAN; translated from the coding sequence ATGCCCAGAATATTAAGGTTTACCAACTGCCTCTTGGCGGACAATGCTAAATTGATTCAAGCAGATTTATATGTTGATACTGATTCTGGCGTTATCATCGAAACTCCCTTGATCCCAGTCCACGCTTCCGAAGTGCAGGTCATCGATTTGCAGGGGGGTATACTCTCTCCTGGATTCATAGATATCCAGATAAATGGttgttttggatttgacTATTCTTCTGCTTTCAATGATAAACAAGACAAACAAAGTTTCCTCAAGGCATACAATGAATCTATGGGGCAGCTCTTGGAGTATGGTGTCACGAGTATTTGTCCCACTGTCACATCGAGTCAGCAACATGTATACCATGACGTTATCCCCATCCTAGGCCTCAAAACTCGATCTTCAAACAAGGCCGATTCTCTTGGTGTCCATCTAGAAGGCCCCTTCATTTCACCCATCAAAAAGGGCTGCCATCCGCCAGAGGCAATTACTGATATGAAGCATGGCTACATCTCCTTGCAGGAACGATACGGCCAAGGTTTTGAGCAATACGCTGCAATCGTGACTGCTGCTCCAGAGGTACAAGGCTGTTCCGAAATTATACCACAGCTAACCAGCAACAGCCCCACCGTATTTTCCATCGGACATACCATGGCTGACTTTGATCTTGCCCTTAGCGCCGTACACAGCGGTGCTACAATGATTACCCACCTCTACAATGCAATGCCCGCCCATACAGCCAGAGATGTTGGTGTACTTGGTCTGATATCTGCTACAAAGGATACCTTACCTTCAGATAAGATTCCCTTCTATGGTATTATTGCCGACGGTGTCCATGTCCATCCTAGTGCCGTCCGGGCGGCTTACATGGCCAATCCCTCAAAGACTATCCTTGTCACCGATGCCTTGTATTTGATTGGTTTGGAAGACGGCCACTACCAGAGGGGGAATCAGTCGGTTCAAAAGAAAGGGTCTTTGCTACTGCTACAAGGTACCGATACCATAGCGGGATCGGCAACCCATTTGATTGACTGTGTACACAATCTCATCAAATGGACAGGTATACCCCTTGCAGAGGCCCTGGCGaccatcaccaacaacCCTGCTACATCTCTCAACATTGCACACCGAAAGGGGTTTCTAAGGCCTGGCTGTGATGCCGATCTCAATATTCTGTCTGCAGATGGCACACTGAAGGAAGTCTATAAGTTGGGTCAGAAGATACATGGCTTCAAGTCAAAAGCTGCAAATTag